The Arachis ipaensis cultivar K30076 chromosome B05, Araip1.1, whole genome shotgun sequence nucleotide sequence gaaatggctggtcaaactttaaatgctttatttgattcggaagtatcgcattcattcattgcatttgagaaagcccatgagttagggttGAAGATcctaaccttaggttatgacctaaaagtgtataatgctacccatgaggccatggtaactaggctaggatgcctgaaagtttcgtttaggttcaagcagcgtgattttgtccataatttaatctgcttaccgatgatcggtcttgatcttaccttgggattggactggttatctgagaaccatgtcttgcttgattgttctacaaattcggtgtactttatgccggaagatacagaagggccggttgtggtgaataattattacttgaattcgatgatggtgaactgttccggaatcgaatgtcagggtatcctgttgttaatcGTGGGTGTTTCAGGTGATGACCAAAAATTGGATCAGATTCCGgcagtgtgtgagtttccggaagtattttccgatgatattgaggaattttcacctaaccgagaggtcgagtttgctattgaattggtgcctggggtacgaccaatctcaagtgctccttatagaatgtcaccgttagagatggccgagctaagtctcagttagaggaattgttaggtaagaactttatccgaccaagtgttttcccgtggggtgctccagtgttactggtaaagaagaaagatggaagtatgcggctctgtgtggattacaggcagctgaacaaggtcaccataaacaataagtacccattgccgaggattgatgatctcatggattagtttcaaggagctggggttttctccaaggtcaatttgcgatccggttatcaccagataagggtgaggggtgaggatatccctaagaccgctttcaggactcgttatggtcattacgagtatactgtaatgtcttttgggttgacgaacgctcctgcagtgtttatggattacatgaatagagtgttctgtccgtttctggataaattcgttgttgtcttcattgacgacatactaatttactccaagactgaagaggagcatgcggaacacttgcggaccgtgttgcagattttaaaggagaagaaactctatgcgaaactgtctaagtgtgagttctggaagagtgaggtgaagtttttgggtcacgtggtgagtaagaagggaatagtcgtagatccaactaaggtggaagctgtgatggattggaggcaaccaaccacagtaaccgaGATATGGAGTTTTttgggtttagctggctattaccgaaggttcatcaaagacaccccgtttgtttggactcctgagtgcgaggagagctttcagacattgaagaaaaagttgaccactgcacctgtgttagtgttacctgagccgaacgaaccttttgaggtgtactgtgatgcttcATTAAAGGGTCcagggtgcgtgctgatgcagcatcataatgtggtggcgtatgcctcacgacagttaagacctcatgaagttagttaccctacgcacgatttagaactcgctgcggttgtgtttgccttgaaggtgtggaggcattatctctatggggttaagttccaagtcttctccgatcacaagagcttgaaatatctctttgatcagaaagagcttaatatgaggcagagaaggtagatggaattattgaaggactacgactttgagttgaattaccatccgggaaaggcgaatgtagtggcggatgcgttaagtcggaagtcgttatatgcggcgtggatgatgcttcaagaggagaagttgctcaagggattcgagagtctaaaaattggtgctcgagaagtatctggaaccttgtgtttgagccgattagaaatctcgagtgattTTAAATCCgagctcctaaaggctcatgaaaatgatgaagcattatggaaggtgttaccagctatcgagcaaggaaaacagtggagagtgtcggaagaaaaagatggattatggagattcaagggtaggatcattgtgccggatgttggcactttgaggcaagatatcttaaaggaagcacacaaaagcggattctccattcacccgggaagtactaaaatgtaccatgatttaaaggcgatgttttggtggccaggtatgaagaatgatgtggcggaatatgtttcgaagtgcttaacttgtcaaaaggtaaagattgaacatcaaagaccttctggaatgttgcaacctttagaggttccgcaatggaagtgggaaagtattgcaatggactttgtgtcaggattgccaaggactaggactggttttgatgctatctgggtgattgtggaccgactgacgaaatCAGCCCACTTTTTACCCATTCgaatgacttacacccttgaggaactagcacggttatacataaaggagattgtgagactccatggtgtacctTCTACTATAATCTCTGACAGAGATCatcgtttcacttcgaggttctggggtgcatttcagaaagcttttggaacccgattaagcttgagtacaacgtaccatcctcaaacagatggtcaatccgagaggacgatccaaacactagaggatatgttgagagcttgtgttttggatcaaccggcaagttgggatcggtatatgccgttagtggagtttgcatacaataatagttaccatgcgagcatcggaatggctccgtatgaggcattgtatgggaggaaatgtcaatctccgctatgttggtatgaagctggagagaaaagcTTGTTGGGGCCgaagatgatagctgagaccactgaacaagtcaagaaaatccaaaataggatgcttacggcgcagagtcgccagaagagttacatcgatcagaggcggaagcccttggaatttgaagaaggagatcatgttttcctgatggttactccaaccacaggagtaggtagggcgattaaagcaaagaagttgaatcctcaatacattggtccatttcagatcctggagaggattggaccggtAGCGTATCGAATGGCTCTACCATCTCATCTTTCGAATCTGCACGACGTATTTCatgtgtcgcagcttcggaagtacactcctgatgctagccatgtgttagaacctgaatcggtttaGTTAAGAGGAGATTTGACgattccagtggctccagtcagaatagatgatactagtatcaaacgattGCGTGGAAAAAAGGTTttattagtcaaagtggcttggagtcgaggcggtgttgaggaacacacttgggaacttgagtcggagatgcgaacggattatccgcacttattctcaggtaattgaattcgaattttgtggCCAAatttcccaattaggtgggtagaatgtaagacccggttaattaatggctaattaacccataaatgagaatttattctaggaagccaaaaatgttatttttatggcttaatatgatagaggagattgggacgagaatttcggtaccaattttatagaaaacggacaaagattggaccgaacgggccaaaccggtccaaccggacccaaagtgggcccttggcccaatataactaaaccctaaaaacattttgctcttcgaaatttcagcccttgttttcgagtttcatggatgaaatgttgagattttgggctctttgatgttataggacccaactctcttgaaggagaaggttcatcttgtctccttggaccttgggtgtggtaagattctcaaccctagtataatttgttgttctatgatgtttgggtattgagatgttgtgtatgggtatgatgattgtggattaggttgtgtatatgtgaatattggagcttgattggtgattttagaaagcttgggagagggttttgtgtgataaaatctgttcttagaGGTGTtaagaccttgagagcttgtggacaagtggtttggaagtgctccggttgagcttgggaaatcggctaaggtatggtttcggtttctcgtatctaatatgtaatgtggtaggaaatacttaggctagaggccctaagataggcattgaattgatgatgttgttgattgattgagatatatgatgtgatcatatatgtgattatgaatattgatgcatTGGTTGTGTGATgtatgagaaaatgcatgttgtgatatatgcttgatgaatgattaaggttgaattggtgggtggtaccatgttgatggtgagtatgatgatgattatgtataatgatggttgattggaaatggtattattggaaattgggatgaggaaggatgtatgatgtgatattgtgtttgtcctttagccatttaattgagaagtgttaaaatggttagatgtggttttgagaattttggtaaagtgtcaatgtgtgagttgaggatggcttgatgtttattttggtacattttgattgatttcaaagaaaagggatgaaattggcatgttttgattgattttgaaaagagttgaaaatggcttgttttgaaaatggcactttacggttttgtatgaaaatatggttttgggcatactttgacgggacataacttagactacggatctctgatttatGCCAAATCTATTcaaaaatgaaattggatccgggatgtccatgccgtttgaagaacgggtgaaaaacgatttaaaatgagaaagttttgtccgtcggaagattgggggttgaatctgtgaattctgcagcttttaacttagaaaatttttagcagaatgaccctccgcgcgtaggcgcacttggcgcgtacgtgccgttcttcaagaaagcaccatccacgcgtgcgcgtggtgtgcgcgggcgcgtcgatgcgctgcaccaaatgcccagctattttcccgagagttgtgccagagttgtgccagttttgtgcctggggcgcaagagcacccacgcatacgcgtggttgacgctcgtgcgtcgtttggctatttttcaacccgcgcgtatgacgcttgtgcgtcgatgagttttgtggccatccacgcgtgcgcgtggagtgcgcgtacgcgtggccctgttttcatcccaaagttgatttttgagttttaaaagccaaatttcatacttctaagcctccgatctcactacttatgtcttaaatcattatgatatgtcTAGCATgggaaaaagggctagtgaatgtggtaacttgcgagtgaagcaaggggaaaaatgaatgatcattgaggatcaaagatgattatgcgagatgcggaggatggcggtggaagtgcttgttgtgccatgggccgaagggccgtaattgttaatgaattggctggttatggatttaaccgtgagccggatggctagattattgccgtgttacggcggagccatgattatagCTAAGTagaaatgcatatatgctgttgaatgaattgtgaatgtttgtacttccaccatcggagatgagggtttccctgggaggaagcattggctagccaccacgtgctccaggttgagactcgaagctctgttaaccctatgtcgtaagtgtaacgtcccgtccagcaaaataccttCCTTAAGTCAAGGTATTTCTACTAGAAGGAACATTACGTGACCTTTtctagtattaactacttaatattcgagcctttgtatcgagttcgcgtttcagttttaagaaaattctgtaaaattttatttttatttcattaaagtcataattcaaacattcacaaataataataatcacataaatattagtaataataattcttatacaGAAGAAACCAAACGAAATTCAAACACAATATACCAAACCTACCCCTCTGTGAAATAAAATCTCAGAGGACAAGAGCGAGGGGATTCTATGAAAGCAATCAAACCATAAAGAAAGTCTACTAATCGCCTGCAGCTTCAAATTGcatcttcaaacctgtgtcactgaaagggtggaaaatttgggggtgagaaccaaaacacatgttctcagtagaggtcgagaatgccaTTAAAGTAAAGAATGAATCGCAAATAGTTAGCTTCGTTCAGAGATATTTAAAATAACACTGTTTTCATTAGCCTTACGAGTCCTCTTGAAAACCACCAGTTTAACATTCAAAGTCCAAAACTTTCTTTAAGAGCATCAATTAATTATCTAAAATCTTAAACccatatttttctttataaaactcttaaagtttcctagactgtatgaatgaccaacctgtcccAGTCATAGGtttattaagtctatgctgaaccagtttgatttttcataccttACTAGTCCATAACAAaaaagaagttacctacgcggtataaatgatcatcctgctccaagcataggttcattaagtctatgctgaatcaGTCAGATACGTTATACAAAACTAGACCTCAAACGTACCAGTCACGGccttaggcccaaacaactcaatcaacacccaattcaccacaatccagccaatcagttacaaacacaagtaatgaggttcaaacacaatcaagagcaattacatcaagtatagcaactagcagttaaacagaattattcacttaggcaaaccaattacaatatacacacccaaacaatgtcacatagatgcatatgatgcatgcctatcctactggccatgagctcacgcgtcggttatgttgccagacccgacTCGGATAAGCGGGATTAGACCACCATCCTTATCCATAGGTTCTATAGACAAGCGggaattaaaccaccatccttgcccggaacacgcaagcgggattaaaccaccgtccttgcctccacagtaagcgggattaaaccaccatccttactggGTACATAAAATAATACGCAAGCGGGATCACACCACCGTCCTTGCTGAACAATTTATCAATACGTGAGCGGGATAAAACCACCGTCCTCACTGCaggcgggacaaaaccaccatccctgcatAATGGTTTACGCACTGAGCAAGTGGGACTAGACCCACGCCCCTACCAACAATCTCATAAACCAAATATTCTTTTCTCAAAAGAACCATTGAAGTTATTATCATTAAATAAGccttaaatatttattttgatcaagtccttatattttttataaaatttggacataatctcctttaaaaataggtcttatccacccttacgggttccttctttctcaacaaTTCATCAGCCTCTTTCAGCATTTGCCACAgtaatatattctcaaaaacatttgataatagaaaatctatttcttaaattccatatccaaaataattaccaacacaacttggcagcctgatttccattttgtttttaaaatatcaaatgaattcgGAATTACGCAAACTTTAAATCCATGTGACCGTCTCGGATTAAAATTTCTATtaaatcaaaaatcataatttttcgttgtctctagcttcgggaatataagcaaaaccgtgactgtTCTACAGTATTTTAAATCCAAAAGACAGCAGCACCATACAACatttgaaatttcatataaaatccaaattaaatccaaccaccttcaaaattaatgtggttaaacatatctcatccaaatttctttctcaattagtTCCAGGGTCATACaatttttaatgaaggagttacgtagcttggaagttaggtaattttctgcagaattctgttttacaaatcattgaacacaacctcttccaagtcccataactcacttattaaaatATGGAAAATCCTGAAATTAAAATCACATATACTAAACATACTTAATTTTTACCTCCAATTGGTTTCATCTCAATATCTATCCaggatcaaaagttataaacttccaaagttactaatttaagaatacagaatctggctttttctgcataatgcatcatccttcaaaaattcatatctttaaaactacaagtccaattgttctgaaattttacggcattaaaataataggaataaagttttatttaaaattagttccatttcaaaattcaaactgcagaatttccaatagaggaatcaagttgctgctgcgttaaacgttctgcagaaaaaccagtTTTGACATCCATgattcaaaaattcaccataaatcataaacttagtgaaaaagtctcaaattcagCAGTCCAGTTCCCTATATTCCCAAGCTCAATCCAGATTTAGTCCCATGCAATTCCGATAATCACAGAAATAGTTATAGTTTTTCAAAATTTCCGGCTTCCTttaaaaataatgcagaaattcaagttttacattttaactttgaaaaatcataactagttCTATAATTAATTCAAACTTCTCAAAATTGAGTCCCAACAACAACTTTTATTATACTTTACTCAGCCTTtgctcttatatcatttcgattatcgttgaataactgattcacttccaaagtcaccttttaatttcaaaaatcagtttttcagcAATCTATTTATtattcaaaatccaacccttcaaaacccctcaaaaccaattccaaatcaaccaccaaccaagttcattaacattacaatataccaaataacaactcaacgacaacaaatccaacataacccattaaaatccagaaattctcaacaattagtcatcaagcaattcccaatccacataatcaatcaatatcacaaatcaacaattccaaatcacaatctcaaccattccaatcacaatttcagccacaattcaataattacataatcaatcaattactcacagatattaaatctatttgcagttattcaataaaccttgtaggcattcctaaattgaaatcgttttaaaccccctacctcaaaGTGTCGAAATCCATAGAAATTGGGAATGCTGCACTCATGAACAACAACCTTAATAGCAGCCATATCATCTCAAACTAGTAGCAGCAACAGTTTGGCATCTCCGATCAACGGCAGCAGCATTATTTCCGATTCATTCTTCACTCTCGCAGTAGTAACCACGGTGGcaacaaaatagagttcaaatTCAATGGAGTCGGAAATGGAAATGAGTTCAATAAAATTGGAACTACAGATAGCTTACAATAAATTATCGGAGCAGCAACAACAGGGTTTCCGGGCAGCTCCAGTGGTGGTGGAAAGCTTCAGCATCAGCCAAACAGCAGCAGTAACAATTCAGAGTAGAGCCAGAACAGGGCCACGTCAACAATAACAGTTCCAGCAGCGGCGATTGCGTCTTCTCAGATTCCAGAAACCAGAGGCAGAAGCAGAACTGGCTAGCTTCTCCATTCGGTCCTCCAGCGATGATGTCCGGCGATGCAACTGCTCGGCGACGGCGACGGCTACGAAGGGTACGAACGGCGACACTGGAATGACGGCGACGGAACCCTCGTAGTGGTGGTTGTGGACTGGTGGCGACGGCGGCGTGGAGCATAGCTCCTCTCCTTGGTGGCGACCCTGACCCGCGCTCATTCTCTCTCTTTGCTGGCCCCTCAACGACGACGGCGGGCGAGCTCCAGGGCAACGGTGGTGACAGCGGGACAAGACGCGACGGCAGCTTCTCGACGGTGGCGAGCTCGCAGCAACGGCGACCATGGAGACGCGGCGGGACGAGGTTGAACGGCGACGCTGCAGTTCACGAGGATGACGACGATGGTGGCACGGGCTCCTTGCGGCGGCAGTCCGGCGGTCATGGCGGCATGGCAGCAGCTCTTCCCTCTCTCTTTGCTCTCTGTTTCCGTTTCTACGTTAGGTTTAGGAAGAAAAGGGGGGTATGGTGCGGCTGAAGGGAGAAGAAAGTGGGTAGGTTAGGATTTCTGATTAGGAACTTAGGGTTTTCAATTTgggaaattagggtttctgagtttgatttgggaattagggttagaaattaggattttataaaagaatatggatagatatgaatagatattttgataaaattgaatagtagagtaattttagaatcaaatatactctattaaaaatatttaggaacattatttatcaacatattgctaagttcaatcaattatttctaatttaaattataaaatgaacaagttaattatattttgtaaagtacaatttaaattcaaatatcaattttctagattaaatcatacaaatctctattatttttctatatctgaaactttaatttcaatttacaaaatatctaattataataaaattacttaaacttaaagtatttataaaaatccatttaatcattcctaataaattaatctcttaaagttcaaactaataaaataaaccataattcattcataatagaaattacttaaattaaatatataacacTTCTATTACTAAATTTTATTTCCAAAGCATAtgaaataaccaattataaaaattacataagaatattaattaacttaaacttcaaatatcaataaaactaatttaattactcttaattaattaattcataaaATAAGATATCAAATTAGTAAAATAAATCGTAACTTTTTCAGGataaaagttacttaaattaaattgtacaattctttattatttttcaattactaaaattatacaaaatattccattataattagattacttaaaaatattaattgattcgaaataaaactatctccgaatctatttaattatttttaacaaaataatttctaaaattataaagtttaaacttaataagataaaatcacaatttatttatatttagattttcaaaaatgcgggatgttacagtaagtgtggccgggcattgtgaaaggcccggatgagctcgcccccgtaaatattcaccagtgagggtgatggatatggatcatgattatgatcaagtttatgatgagtataactcgagttggggatgcgcgacagagggacagtccaaggttagtaccaggacttgtcgggttggctctataaccgacagatgatatcattagccactagggataggcattcatcatatgcatactatatgaattgtttgagattgactatttgactgcatattacttgctaattgtctaaatgccttatctgttcctatttgtaaatctcttgtctgatataactgtgtttgctatattatactcctgctggtggttggaaggtctgaaggaattggaaagggaagtattagttagactgaaggatctttagtcagttgccacttacggtttagtttgtttataagctttgatattatctagaggaagttctaggattgccttcggctttcctctattattatgtattatatatgtggaagctgttaccatgctggggacctctggttctcacccatgcggattttgtggttttcagatgcaggacatgaggtttctcgctgaggcatgctggagacttctagattagcgaagatcctttgttctcagGACTCCgtcttggtttatatatcttgtttagatacttttatctccactaaataatacaaactgtgatgactcctcttataggagatttttggagaatagggttctgtatttgtgtccttttgggtttcctttggagtttccttattttattatatgtgtatatatatattgctatgctcggaccggttatcttcgcatccggatttgagttttgatattcccgtttttgacactcttttgtatatatataatctcgcgttaacttatccctgttcgttacgttatcgatctgagtgttgcgctttcgagttacggtttttgtttacccctttttcttcaaaggctcctagttataaacatcattcataatactatacgtactaaatttttgttttagaggtcgtaatactttCCATCTcgaaattatgacttaagcataagactctgtatggtagggtgttacaaagagAAAGAGATCCTTGTACCAAGTGAGCCACCTttccaagaagttcttgatgaagaagACACTCCAATCATCCCACAACACCCAAGTTTTGAAAACAaataagtgaaggcaattaaccaAAGCACCGGAAAAAGGATTGTGACCATGAAACAATAGActatatccatgaaaaagagaaagtcaaAGAACAATCCAACCCCTGCTCCAACAAGCGAGTTCACTCAAGCTAACAACACaagaaagcttgctgggaagAGGCCAAAACAGGGGACATCAACTTGCTCTtctctccccttgaggtcattcctcttaacaaattagaagaagagcaagaaagTTGAGaataacatgtcaagctaatgacattaaaagagcgcttgttgggaggcaacccaaccgtaggtaacatttcctttctttgctttgtttattttcaataacttggcatatgattgcattctaagtttggtgttgccattgccgttgccgttgccggggattaattgtgattaacaaaatactggtggttgattacct carries:
- the LOC110272085 gene encoding uncharacterized protein LOC110272085; its protein translation is MVAVAASSPPSRSCRRVLSRCHHRCPGARPPSSLRGQQRERMSAGQGRHQGEELCSTPPSPPVHNHHYEGSVAVIPVSPFVPFVAVAVAEQLHRRTSSLEDRMEKLASSASASGFWNLRRRNRRCWNCYC